The Gloeomargarita lithophora Alchichica-D10 genomic sequence GCCGGGGGCAAATTCCTCCTATCCCCCCACCCGTCCCCCCCAGTCGGCCCAGTACCCCAGTCAAATCCAACCCCCGCCCCAAGTCATTACCCCTGCCCCTAGCGCTGGGGGGACTCGCCGCCGGGCTGGTCACCTTGGGTGCTGGGGGCTGGTTGTGGTGGCAAGAAACCAACCAACGGGATAATCCCCTGTACCTAAGCACGGTCATTAACCCCGCTCCCCCCGCTTTTCAGCCCGCCCTGGTACTCAGCGAATTTAAGGGCTATGTCAATACCCTAGCCATCAACCCCCAGGGCGATCAACTGGCGATTGGGAGCGAAGATGGCAGTATCAGCCTGTGGCAATTGCCCGGTGGTCAACCCCAGCGGTTTTTGCGCCGCACCGGCGTTTCGGTGATGGGGGTTACCTTTATCCGCAACGGGCAACAAATAGCCAGCTTTGACCGCAGTAACCTGGAACTCTGGGGGGTAAACGATGGCCGCCGCCTGGGGCAATTGGTCGGGCCGAAGGGGGTGGTCACCGCCATGGCTACCAACACCAGCGGGCGATTTTTAGCGGTGGGGGATGCGAACGGGGCACTTTATCTTTGGGATTTGGACACCGCCGCCGCCACCCCCAGTTTTCGCCAGGAACTCCCGGAACTGGGCAAAATTGATGCCCTGGCCGTCAGCCCCGATGGGACGCTCTTGGCCGCCGCCAGCCAAAGCCAGCAGGTGGTCGAACTCTGGGATGTCCCCAGCCGCACCCGCAAATATACCCTCACCCGCAAGGACTTCCGCCACGGGATGTGGTCGGTGAGCTTTCGTCCCGATGGTCAGGTGTTGGCCGGTGGGGGTGGCGATGGCAAGGTGTCTTTGTGGAATGTCAACACTGGGGCGTGGCTGAAAACCCTCAAGGCTCCCGGTATCGTCTATAGCCTGGGATTTAGCCCCGACAATGCCCTGCTGTTTACCGGCACCGGCACCACCTCCCCCGATAGCCCGGTGATTACCCTCTGGAATCCGGCCAAGGGAACGGCACTGCAAACCCTCAAAAATCATCAAGAGGCGGTCAAAGCCCTGGCGATTGCCCCCAAGGGTCGCCTGCTGGTTTCCGGGGGGTTGGACAACCAGGCCATTATTTGGCAAGCCCCGGAATAGCTTACCCCTAAGCCGGTTCGGGAATTTCTAGCACCTTTTTCAGACTCACCCGCACGTCCATTCCCAGGTAATCCCCGCTCTCCCCAAACCAGGAACCGGAGAGGGGCAATACCTGCCCCGGATGGCGACCAATTCCCACCCGGATCAAATCCGTCCCCGCCGTAATCCGATTGGTGGGGTCGTAGGCTCGCCAGCCCGCCCCTGGTAAATACACCTGCAACCAGGCATGGGTCGTCCCACTGCCCACCATCCCCGTTCCCCCCTGATCCAGAGCCGGGTCGTAGAGGTACCCCGTCACAAACCGACAGGCCAACCCCAACCGGCGCAAAGCCTCAATCATCAACCAGGCATAATCCCGACAGGTGCCGGAGCGCAGGCGCAGGGTATCCTCTGGGGCTTGGGTGCCCTCCGTCTCGCGGGCTTGGTAGGTAAACTGCCCAATCGCATCCATCATCCGTTGCAGCACATCCAAGGTCATGTCCTGATCCCCGGCGACAAACTCCTTTGCCCAAGCGGCCAGATGCCCATCCTGATCCTCCGCATGGGGGCGCATGAATACTACCAAATCAATCCATTCATCCGGGGTATATTGCACCGGCACCTCCTCGGCCCGCGTCAGCAAAGGAAAATCCCCAATCGCCGGAATGCCAAAATGCTCCCCCCGCAGGCGAAACGTCACCCGCAATTCATCTCCCGGTTCGCTAAAGTCCAACAACGCCACATTATTGGAAAGGGTGTCCATTTTCCAGCGCACCTGACAGGGCAGGTTGGTGGCAATGGTGTAGCCCAACACCCGCCCGTAGGCACTCACACTGGGCAAAAAAATCCCCTGGTGTTGCCCAAAGGTCACCGCCCGCCGATAGCGATAGGTGGTTTGATGCTCTAAATCATAAATAACCGACATAATCTGAAATCCCTCGGCCAGCCCTCCTCCCAGGATTATAGAATGAGATTGGCCTGCGCCCTGGGGATTAAAAACCGGATGACCGCCACCATCGCCACCCGCTACGAAACCGTCATTGGCCTGGAAATTCACTGCCAACTGGGCACCGCCACCAAAATTTTCTGCGGGTGTAGCACGGCCTTCGGTGCCCCCCCCAACACCCAGGTGTGCCCCGTCTGTTTGGGTCATCCCGGCGTATTGCCCGTTTTGAACGAACAGGTATTAGCTGCGGCGGTACAAACGGGTTTGGCCCTAAATTGCACCATTGCCCCCTACAGCAAATTTGACCGCAAACAGTATTTTTATCCTGATTTGCCCAAAAATTACCAAATTTCCCAGTACGATTTGCCCATCGCCAGCGACGGTTGGGTGGAGATTGAACTGGCCGATGACCAGGGAAATTTTTATCGCAAACGGGTGACCATCCAACGCCTGCACATGGAAGAAGATGCGGGCAAACTCGTCCACGCCGGGGCGCAACGGCTCTCCGGGTCGGACTATTCCCTGGTGGATTTCAACCGGGCGGGGGTACCCCTGTGCGAAATTGTCAGCGGCCCCGATTTGCGCTCCGGTGCCGAAGCCGCCGAATACGCCCAAGAACTGCGCCGGATTGTCCGCTACCTGGGGGTATGTGATGGCAATATGCAGGAAGGGTCATTACGTTGTGATGTGAATATCTCCGTGCGCCCGGTGGGGGAAACCCGCTTTGGCACGAAAGTAGAAATTAAAAATATGAACTCATTCAATGCCATCCAACGGGCGATTGACTACGAAACCAAACGGCAAATCACTGCCCTAGAGAGTGGGGAACCACTGGTGCAGGAAACCCGGCTCTGGGACGAAGCCAGCCAGCGCACGGTGAGTATGCGGGTCAAGGAAGGCGCCAGCGATTATCGCTATTTCCCGGAACCGGATTTGCCGCCCCTGCACCTCACCCCCCACCAGATAGACCATTGGCGTACCCAACTGCCGGAATTGCCCCGTGCCAAACGCCAGCGTTACCAGAGCGACTTGGGTTTATCCGCCTACGATAGCCGCGTATTGACCGATGAACGGGCGATGGCCGAGTATTTTGAAGCCACCGTTACCTGCGGAGCCGACCCTAAACTGGCGAGCAACTGGATTAGCGGCGACCTGACCGCCTGGTTAAAAACCCAAAAACAAGAAATTACCGACTTGAAATGCCCTCCGGCGCAACTTGCCGAACTGATCGGCCTGATCCAAACGGGCACCATCAGCGGCAAAATTGCCAAGGAACTCCTCCCCGAATTGCTCACCAACGGCGGTTCCCCCCGGTCATTAGTAGCGGCCAGGGGATTAACCCAGGTGTCCGACCCGGCCATTTTGGGGGCACAGATAGACCAGGTATTGGCGAACCATCCCCAGGAACTCAGCCAGTACCGGGGCGGCAAAACCAAGCTATTTGGTTTTTTTGTCGGCAAAGTGATGCAACAAACCGGCGGGCGAGCCGACCCCCAACGCACCAACGAATTGCTGAAACAAAAATTGGCACCGTGATCCAACTGCCCCCGACTGACGTATGATTATTGATAATCTTGATCGATGACATTTCCCGTTATCATTCCGCCACAGGCATCCCATGAGCGATACTCCCCAAGAACGTCACCTACTGGTACTCCACGACGATGAAGGTTCGCGAGCCATCGCCCTGGAAGCGGCCACCTATTCCTTGGGACGCGACCCCAGTAATGCCGTTGTGCTAAATTCTAAAACCGTTTCCCGCCGCCATGCGATTTTGTTGCGTTTGCCCAACCCGGAAACCAAGGGCTATCGCTACCGACTGATGGACGGCGACAGCAAGGGCAATCGCAGTGCCAATGGCACCCGGGTCAATCACAAGGACTGGTCAACGGGTGAGTTAAAAAATGGGGATGTGATCAGCTTTGGGGATGTGGAAGCCCGCTATTCGATTACCATTATGACGGAAGAAGAATTTAAGAAACACACGGAAACCATTGATTTTCGGAGCATCAAATCCGAAATGTTAAACACCGATGAAACCCAAATGTTCTAGGTTTTGAACCATTCAGCCACCGATAACAACCCTATGTGAATTAAAAATCAGCGTCACCGTCCTGGTACTTGGTGCTTCTGAACATTTGTTCGCTACAGCTTTTTCGTTTATTAAGGGGTACAATAACAGCATTTGGCAAACCAACTTTGAAAGAACGAAGCATTAAGTAGCAATAAAGACACTTTTACAATTTGGTGTATCTGATTATCTTCTGAATTAGAAAACTGTCGGATAACATGCTATGGCTATGTCCTGCGGACACGCTACGCAAGCTATAGCAATATGATTTGAGATTAGAATTATATTATAAGATATACTTGTCAATACAGAGTATAGCTAAGTAGAGTAAGGTTGTCGTCTCAAGATTTCGGAAAACCAATGCGGGGCGGTGCCCTGCGACCCATGTTATTATGTCAACCTTTACGTGTTTAGCTATAGAAGGATAAGGATGCCATGATGCAAGATAATCAAATGGAAATGCTGTCTATTTTGGGGGAGTTTATCAAGAGCAATCCTGATGCAAGAGAACTAAAACGAGCTTTAGCTGTCAGACTGGCTT encodes the following:
- a CDS encoding transglutaminase family protein, whose amino-acid sequence is MSVIYDLEHQTTYRYRRAVTFGQHQGIFLPSVSAYGRVLGYTIATNLPCQVRWKMDTLSNNVALLDFSEPGDELRVTFRLRGEHFGIPAIGDFPLLTRAEEVPVQYTPDEWIDLVVFMRPHAEDQDGHLAAWAKEFVAGDQDMTLDVLQRMMDAIGQFTYQARETEGTQAPEDTLRLRSGTCRDYAWLMIEALRRLGLACRFVTGYLYDPALDQGGTGMVGSGTTHAWLQVYLPGAGWRAYDPTNRITAGTDLIRVGIGRHPGQVLPLSGSWFGESGDYLGMDVRVSLKKVLEIPEPA
- the gatB gene encoding Asp-tRNA(Asn)/Glu-tRNA(Gln) amidotransferase subunit GatB, whose product is MRLACALGIKNRMTATIATRYETVIGLEIHCQLGTATKIFCGCSTAFGAPPNTQVCPVCLGHPGVLPVLNEQVLAAAVQTGLALNCTIAPYSKFDRKQYFYPDLPKNYQISQYDLPIASDGWVEIELADDQGNFYRKRVTIQRLHMEEDAGKLVHAGAQRLSGSDYSLVDFNRAGVPLCEIVSGPDLRSGAEAAEYAQELRRIVRYLGVCDGNMQEGSLRCDVNISVRPVGETRFGTKVEIKNMNSFNAIQRAIDYETKRQITALESGEPLVQETRLWDEASQRTVSMRVKEGASDYRYFPEPDLPPLHLTPHQIDHWRTQLPELPRAKRQRYQSDLGLSAYDSRVLTDERAMAEYFEATVTCGADPKLASNWISGDLTAWLKTQKQEITDLKCPPAQLAELIGLIQTGTISGKIAKELLPELLTNGGSPRSLVAARGLTQVSDPAILGAQIDQVLANHPQELSQYRGGKTKLFGFFVGKVMQQTGGRADPQRTNELLKQKLAP
- a CDS encoding FHA domain-containing protein, with the translated sequence MSDTPQERHLLVLHDDEGSRAIALEAATYSLGRDPSNAVVLNSKTVSRRHAILLRLPNPETKGYRYRLMDGDSKGNRSANGTRVNHKDWSTGELKNGDVISFGDVEARYSITIMTEEEFKKHTETIDFRSIKSEMLNTDETQMF
- a CDS encoding helix-turn-helix domain-containing protein; its protein translation is MMQDNQMEMLSILGEFIKSNPDARELKRALAVRLALGNTPYLDIAELLGVHKSFITFWKQEF